Proteins from a genomic interval of Zingiber officinale cultivar Zhangliang chromosome 1B, Zo_v1.1, whole genome shotgun sequence:
- the LOC122017807 gene encoding caffeoylshikimate esterase-like — protein MIDRSTMAHPVHEASKSHPMGSFTGEEFFSKHRIVHRESFMLNRQGMKIFTQSWQPAALQPLRGVVAMIHGYACDSSWVFQLTAVAVAKLGFLVCALDLRGHGRSEGRRGHLPSVAPVVDDCIEYFESVRAMHPRLPAFLYGESLGGAMAVLVCLRQQQKSRFWSGLILHGAMCGITSKFKPPWPLETLLPLAAWAAPRWRVVLTKSLVEKSYKQGWVRELVRRNPRTERKCEYAPAATALEMIRVCGEVTRRSGDLEVPLLVVHGAEDAICDVKSAMVVYARARSKDKTLKIVAGMWHQLVGEEAETVEEGFGIIFAWLMERAEKASSSFSGQGSPFDID, from the coding sequence ATGATTGATCGCAGTACTATGGCTCACCCCGTGCACGAAGCCAGCAAGAGCCACCCCATGGGCAGCTTCACCGGGGAAGAGTTCTTCAGTAAGCATCGAATCGTTCACCGCGAATCGTTCATGCTCAACCGGCAGGGCATGAAGATCTTCACGCAGTCATGGCAGCCGGCGGCGCTGCAGCCGCTGCGCGGCGTCGTGGCGATGATCCACGGCTACGCGTGCGACAGTAGCTGGGTCTTCCAGCTGACGGCCGTGGCAGTCGCGAAGCTTGGGTTCCTGGTGTGCGCTCTAGACCTCCGGGGCCACGGCCGCTCCGAGGGCCGGCGGGGGCACCTCCCGAGCGTCGCTCCGGTCGTGGACGACTGCATTGAGTACTTCGAGTCGGTTAGGGCGATGCACCCCCGTCTCCCGGCCTTCCTCTACGGCGAGTCGCTCGGGGGAGCCATGGCCGTGCTGGTCTGCCTCCGGCAGCAGCAGAAAAGCAGGTTCTGGAGCGGCCTCATCCTGCACGGCGCCATGTGCGGCATCACCTCGAAGTTCAAGCCGCCGTGGCCGCTGGAGACTCTGCTGCCGCTGGCAGCGTGGGCGGCGCCGCGGTGGAGGGTGGTGCTGACGAAGTCGCTGGTGGAGAAGTCGTACAAGCAGGGGTGGGTGAGGGAGCTGGTGAGGCGGAACCCGAGGACGGAGCGGAAATGCGAGTACGCGCCGGCCGCGACTGCGCTGGAGATGATCAGGGTGTGCGGGGAGGTCACGAGGAGGAGCGGCGATCTGGAGGTGCCGCTGCTGGTGGTGCACGGGGCGGAGGACGCGATCTGCGACGTGAAGTCGGCGATGGTGGTGTACGCGCGGGCGAGAAGCAAAGACAAGACGCTTAAGATTGTGGCGGGGATGTGGCACCAGCTGGTCGGAGAGGAGGCGGAGACGGTAGAAGAGGGATTCGGGATCATCTTCGCCTGGCTGATGGAAAGAGCCGAAAaagcatcttcttccttctccggCCAAGGCTCCCCCTTCGATATtgattaa